A region from the Brassica napus cultivar Da-Ae chromosome C8, Da-Ae, whole genome shotgun sequence genome encodes:
- the LOC106425904 gene encoding uncharacterized protein LOC106425904, whose amino-acid sequence MFRLVEPGGTPAESYRATPPPAADVEAIATDISNTRINEPCLDLSLGVGSASNIARVDLVIDVDSSSDAEDVSGYEEQATHGVIGELMRARFVGNGMGPRPNEIVQVMLGDHNMRISYWMAWRSREAEIHTENDPTIGDRFKYMFLAVGASISGFKHMCNVIIVDGAHLRGKFSGCLLTASAQDGNYQEWFFTMLLQFVPNSETLVFISDRHSSIYYGIAKVYPAAKHCACILHLKRNIRTYFKNKHLGFLEGKAARAFRLAEFYSSFNEIKTINPSCADYLISIGFEHWARSHFQGNRYNIMTSNVAESWNAVLREARDYPVLSMIEFIRSKLMTWFAERCNVINEGSGRLTPRVLQILEGNFEQSGGFFVSRINALEFDVKDKNGISSHVNLSTNSCSCFAFQLLKIPCSHAIVAAIKEKISVESLVFEVYNLEKLQSAYAEAVYPICDAAGDIELNVEGSVDMAPETR is encoded by the exons ATGTTTCGTCTCGTTGAACCAGGAGGTACCCCAGCCGAGAGTTACAGGGCTACCCCTCCACCGGCCGCTGACGTCGAAGCTATTGCAACCGATATCTCTAACACTCGCATCAATGAACCATGTCTCGATCTCAGCCTTGGAGTTGGGAGCGCTAGTAACATTGCTCGTGTTGATTTGGTGATCGACGTTGATTCCTCTTCCGATGCCGAGGATGTTAGCG GATACGAAGAGCAGGCTACACATGGTGTGATAGGAGAATTGATGAGGGCAAGGTTCGTTGGAAATGGAATGGGCCCACGTCCAAACGAGATAGTTCAAGTTATGCTGGGTGATCACAATATGAGAATTTCGTATTGGATGGCATGGAGATCAAGGGAG GCAGAAATTCATACTGAAAACGATCCAACCATTGGCGATAGATTCAAATACATGTTCCTCGCAGTTGGTGCATCTATTAGTGGGTTTAAACACATGTGCAATGTCATCATTGTAGATGGAGCACACTTAAGGGGTAAATTTTCCGGTTGCTTACTAACAGCTTCAGCACAGGATGGTAACTACCAA GAGTGGTTCTTCACAATGCTTCTACAATTCGTCCCCAACTCTGAAACTCTTGTCTTCATTTCGGATAGACACTCTTCAATTTACTATGGAATTGCAAAG GTATACCCGGCTGCTAAACATTGTGCATGCATCTTGCACCTGAAACGCAACATCCGCacatatttcaaaaacaaacaTCTTGGGTTCCTGGAAGGCAAGGCGGCTAGGGCGTTTCGTCTTGCAGAATTCTACAGCTCTTTCAATGAAATAAAGACCATTAATCCCTCATGCGCTGACTACCTGATAAGTATCGGTTTTGAGCATTGGGCTAGATCCCATTTTCAAGGAAATCGCTACAACATTATGACAAGCAATGTGGCTGAGTCTTGGAATGCTGTACTTCGCGAGGCAAGGGACTACCCTGTGTTGTCTATGATCGAATTTATTCGTTCAAAACTGATGACCTGGTTTGCGGAACGTTGCAACGTTATCAACGAAGGAAGTGGCCGTTTGACCCCACGGGTTCTACAGATACTTGAGGGAAACTTCGAGCAGAGCGGGGGATTTTTTGTTAGCCGGATCAACGCATTAGAGTTTGATGTGAAAGACAAGAATGGAATTTCATCCCACGTAAACCTCTCAACAAATTCTTGTAGTTGTTTTGCATTCCAGTTGCTCAAGATTCCATGCTCACATGCCATAGTAGCtgctataaaagaaaaaatcagtGTCGAATCTCTTGTGTTTGAGGTCTACAATTTGGAGAAGCTTCAGTCTGCATATGCAGAAGCTGTATACCCCATTTGTGATGCGGCTGGAGATATTGAATTAAACGTGGAAGGCAGTGTGGATATGGCTCCTGAAACCCGCTAG